The Salinirubellus salinus genome segment GACCCACGCACACCGGACCCGACGACACGACCTCGACGCGTTCTCCGAGGCGACGGTCGTCGCCAACACGGAGCTCGTCAACTTCCTGCCGACGGCACACGACCTGGGTCCGTTGCACCCGCTGAACCTCGGCGGTATCCTCGATGCCGACGGCGCGTACGTCCTGATGGTCGGCGCCGAACACGCGCACGGACTGCGGCGGAGTTCGTACCTCGCGCCCGACCTCGCGTACGAGCCCAACGAGATCAACGTCGGCCCCGCAGTGGGCTACGTCTTCACCGACACCGAACCCACGCACACGCGCCCGGTGGACGCGTCGACGTTCTACTACACCGGCGAGACGCAACTGCGCTCGGAGATGCGCGACGTCGTGGGGGCCTACCTCCGCCCCGACGTGGTGGCGACGCCCATCGCGGAGGTGCCGGGGATGGAAGGCCGGTCGACGATGGGGCCCTGGCAGGCAGCCATCGCCGTCGACTGGCTCGCCCCGGCGGTGGTGCTCC includes the following:
- a CDS encoding MBL fold metallo-hydrolase, producing MDLTWYGHGTWHVELGGRTFLVDPYFDPAYTDAVPADLDPDYVLLTHAHRTRRHDLDAFSEATVVANTELVNFLPTAHDLGPLHPLNLGGILDADGAYVLMVGAEHAHGLRRSSYLAPDLAYEPNEINVGPAVGYVFTDTEPTHTRPVDASTFYYTGETQLRSEMRDVVGAYLRPDVVATPIAEVPGMEGRSTMGPWQAAIAVDWLAPAVVLPMVAPSEDASRARFEAELAALGCDSASVFLAPGETFSA